A single region of the Brassica rapa cultivar Chiifu-401-42 chromosome A03, CAAS_Brap_v3.01, whole genome shotgun sequence genome encodes:
- the LOC117132706 gene encoding uncharacterized protein LOC117132706 gives MDVSEDLARDYPPRLYPEGASIFENKSINTNSHFSEIPRLRQAIGIDVWDNLKTYPVGLIAKLAESKLVWSGKTVHYLLCRQLRVYKKEIWSLVVDQPLRFSLIGFGEITGLNTNPLPEESFEPDQENYKTLWELLKVPLGYGPKFDELIEALTECPFWSADQRKWYGLLFLQAIGLYGLHHNCRIPFESAKRVIDDDALRTYPWGRTAYEFLVDFIKLLHPQGGSYTLSGFKDVLLVWAYESVTVFRELYGRKVNPDEISLLRWGGSRTRASLATTIAKEMNDHGTVRVRKMVMNEGLEELFPQWKDEADDPQLDNLIKDIHTDRFVRDFYVQSNEKNNKTKAGVSSKAEPPSKKQKKGKKQKEVKINEGETAVVEEKESAKEKGRSEAVLLNIVAHLENLDRKFDSRLTEYDTKFGSFSRGLLDTIGDTVKTTVEERLRVLGVSNSSQPEGQNVMVSEDNQQPKSNSGQPDGQNVMVSEDNRQPDSNSGQPASKTPIDKQSEDSQPQKTPDKGQSEKNLADDIAKADAKGMGAKLNSKVVRDKAAGVKKNLDSAFGNADATIADLVSDSRRKEPPFGSGCRGLGKRNNLAADLERNEAELKKKQKTRSGTIRITIPTKQIKAETDELWPDELLPESDVEEDERKRCGRIKEYRLKAVQLYPDESQMSAEFGPSVPFPHIGDNVTTCMRKGLEPSPAIYDPLGPVDPVKRDNLLQHLKPHEEIPHGEAHEDIEFYRILITPRPWPIKEYGWLVQNHIAAYIRVLIQRSKQDPSPFWSKRVAFIDSWFLQSWVHDYKEFEAKPEMVKFKGSGYEGLANGLIPTYIQTKLRWFTYVDHLYGVLNTGGNHWVGFHVDLHKEKVDCYDSIVGEQTLESELRMLNFFRPLTGMIPAILNALIPDDIRVPTKKKFVFRRRTKRIVPQNNLRGDCGVYALKFVECLALGVAFDGISDENIQGLRMKMAADVFDEGNCSLVRSFGDE, from the exons ATGGATGTTTCCGAAGATCTAGCAAGGGATTACCCTCCAAGACTTTACCCTGAAGGGGCTtctatttttgaaaacaaaagcattaaTACGAATAGCCATTTTTCTGAGATCCCTCGACTTAGACAAGCAATTGGAATAGATGTGTGGGATAATCTGAAGACGTATCCTGTTGGATTGATTGCTAAACTGGCTGAGAGCAAATTGGTGTGGTCTGGTAAGACCGTACATTATCTACTTTGTAGACAGCTGCGAGTCTATAAGAAGGAGATTTGGTCTCTCGTTGTTGATCAACCTCTCAGGTTTAGCTTAATAGGATTTGGTGAGATCACGGgtttaaacacaaatccactGCCAGAAGAAAGTTTTGAACCTGATCAAGAGAATTACAAAACGTTGTGGGAGTTGTTGAAAGTGCCGCTTGGGTACGGACCCAAGTTTGATGAACTTATAGAAGCTTTAACGGAGTGTCCATTCTGGAGTGCTGATCAGCGGAAATGGTATGGGCTGTTGTTTCTTCAAGCCATTGGACTTTATGGCTTGCATCATAATTGTAGAATACCCTTTGAAAGTGCAAAAAGAGTAATCGATGATGACGCCCTGAGGACTTATCCTTGGGGTCGGACTGCCTATGAATTTCTTGTTGATTTTATCAAGTTGTTGCATCCACAAGGAGGGTCGTACACCCTTAGCGGCTTCAAGGACGTGTTATTGGTTTGGGCGTATGAATCTGTCACAGTGTTCAGAGAGCTTTATGGTAGAAAAGTGAATCCAGACGAAATTTCGCTTTTGCGATGGGGTGGAAGTCGTACTCGTGCAAGTCTTGCTACTACAATAGCTAAGGAGATGAATGATCATGGAACG GTGCGTGTGAGGAAAATGGTGATGAATGAGGGTCTAGAAGAGCTGTTTCCTCAGTGGAAGGATGAAGCAGATGACCCACAACTTGATAACCTAATTAAAGATATACATACAGATAGGTTTGTTAGAGATTTTTATGTGCAATCGAATGAGAAGAACAATAAAACGAAGGCTGGAGTTTCGTCAAAGGCTGAGCCACCctcaaagaagcagaagaaaggtAAGAAACAGAAGGAGGTGAAAATCAATGAGGGTGAAACTGCTGTTGTAGAGGAAAAGGAGAGTGCAAAGGAGAAGGGTCGTAGCGAAGCGGTTCTGCTGAACATAGTTGCTCATCTCGAGAATTTGGACCGAAAATTTGACTCGAGATTAACAGAATACGACACCAAGTTTGGATCTTTTTCCCGAGGCCTTTTGGATACCATTGGAGATACAGTGAAAACTACAGTTGAAGAGCGTCTGAGAGTTTTGGGGGTGTCCAATAGTAGTCAACCTGAAGGTCAAAACGTGATGGTCTCAGAAGACAACCAACAGCCGAAGTCCAATAGTGGTCAACCTGATGGTCAAAACGTGATGGTCTCAGAAGACAACCGACAGCCGGACTCCAATAGTGGTCAACCTGCATCTAAGACCCCTATTGATAAACAGTCCGAAGACAGCCAACCGCAAAAGACCCCTGATAAAGGCCAATCAGAGAAGAATCTGGCAGATGATATTGCTAAAGCTGATGCAAAAGGTATGGGAGCAAAGCTGAATTCGAAGGTTGTCAGGGATAAGGCTGCTGGGGTGAAAAAGAACTTGGATTCGGCGTTTGGTAATGCCGATGCAACAATTGCTGATTTGGTCTCTGATTCTCGTCGTAAGGAACCACCATTCGGAAGCGGTTGCAGGGGCTTAGGGAAAAGAAATAACTTAGCGGCTGATTTGGAGAGGAATGAAGCTGAgttaaagaagaagcagaa GACTCGCAGTGGTACAATAAGAATAACCATTCCGACTAAGCAAATTAAGGCGGAAACAGACGAACTGTGGCCAGACGAACTGTTGCCGGAGTCTGATGTGGAGGAAGATGAAAGGAAAAGGTGTGGAAGAATAAAGGAGTATCGGCTGAAAGCTGTTCAATTATATCCAGATGAGTCTCAAATGAGTGCGGAATTTGGTCCTTCTGTACCATTTCCCCACATCGGAGACAATGTAACGACGTGCATGAGAAAAGGTTTAGAACCTTCACCTGCAATATATGATCCCCTAGGACCTGTTGATCCGGTTAAAAGGGATAATCTTTTGCAACACCTAAAACCACACGA GGAAATTCCACATGGAGAAGCTCACGAGGATATTGAGTTCTACAGAATCCTCATCACTCCAAGACCTTGGCCCATCAAAGAATATGGATGGCTGGTTCAAAAT CATATTGCTGCGTATATTAGAGTCCTCATTCAAAGGTCCAAACAAGATCCCAGCCCATTCTGGTCCAAGCGCGTTGCCTTTATAGACTCTTGGTTCCTTCAATCATGGGTTCACGATTATAAGGAGTTCGAAGCCAAACCGGAAATGGTCAAATTCAAAGGAAGTGGTTATGAGGGGTTAGCAAACGGTTTGATCCCCACCTACATTCAGACAAAGTTGCGGTGGTTTACATATGTAGATCACTTGTACGGAGTGCTTAATACTGGCGGCAATCATTGGGTGGGTTTTCACGTGGATCTGCATAAAGAGAAGGTTGATTGCTATGATTCAATCGTTGGAGAGCAAACACTCGAAAGTGAGCTGAGAATGCTAAATTTCTTTAGGCCGCTTACTGGTATGATCCCTGCGATTCTGAATGCCCTTATTCCTGATGATATCCGAGTCCCTACCAAGAAAAAGTTTGTATTCAGACGAAGAACAAAACGTATTGTTCCACAAAACAACCTGAGAGGCGATTGTGGAGTGTATGCATTGAAGTTCGTTGAGTGTCTAGCGCTTGGTGTAGCTTTTGATGGGATATCGGATGAAAATATTCAAGGTCTGAGAATGAAGATGGCAGCAGATGTCTTCGATGAAGGAAATTGTAGTTTGGTAAGGTCGTTTGGCGATGAATGA
- the LOC103848165 gene encoding probable transcription factor At1g61730 isoform X2, producing MNTVSFPRNLRMTKKKLTPLEDPPTASSTDDDQVEALSGDDEKEQISDDSSSDHLMNPVAIPSAKRSKSEKPIAVTKPKAVKKRPIETTSASAKRARIAEEAKKPSSFQRLWSEEDEVSLLQGMIDFKADSGKNPYEDMDRFYELASKSISFEASKIQFVDKIRSLKRKYMGKAKHGAESLTKAHDIDCLKLATCIWGLPLDSSAKKLGKEEEQVVAPESANGDKVEEDREVLVSGGEKDNEVLINGGGADDWFEDSFLVGSIAGLGVSEQFVKQKWSMVTVETKKRMEDKWKLLQAKEMELVLHKTHFMREIGSVIAEAS from the exons atgaaTACCGTAAgctttcctcggaatctccgaatgacgaagaagaagctcacCCCTTTGGAAGATCCACCGACGGCATCTTCAACCGACGACGATCAAGTCGAGGCCTTGTCCGGAGACGATGAAAAAGAACAGATCTCCGACGATTCTTCCTCTGACCATCTCATGAATCCAGTCGCCATCCCGTCCGCGAAGAGATCCAAATCTGAGAAGCCGATCGCCGTCACCAAACCCAAGGCGGTGAAGAAGCGGCCGATCGAAACGACCTCCGCCAGTGCAAAACGGGCCAGAATTGCAGAGGAGGCGAAGAAACCGTCGTCGTTTCAGAGGCTGTGGAGCGAGGAAGATGAGGTCTCTTTGCTTCAAGGTATGATCGATTTCAAAGCTGATTCGGGGAAGAATCCGTACGAAGACATGGATAGGTTTTACGAACTCGCCAGCAAGTCGATTAGCTTCGAGGCTAGTAAGATCCAGTTCGTGGATAAGATTAGGTCTTTGAAGAGGAAGTATATGGGGAAAGCCAAGCACGGTGCTGAGTCCTTGACTAAAGCTCATGATATTGACTGTTTGAAATTGGCCACGTGTATTTGGGGATTGCCTCTCGATTCGAGTGCGAAGAAGCttggtaaagaagaagaacaagttgtGGCTCCTGAATCTGCTAATGGTGACAAAGTAGAAGAAGATAGGGAGGTCTTGGTTAGTG GTGGCGAAAAGGATAATGAAGTGTTGATTAATGGAGGAGGAGCAGATGACTGGTTTGAAGACTCGTTTCTTGTAGGATCTATTGCAGGTTTAGGTGTGAGTGAACAGTTTGTGAAACAGAAATGGAGCATGGTGACAGTGGAGACGAAGAAGAGGATGGAAGACAAGTGGAAGTTGTTGCAGGCCAAAGAAATGGAACTGGTGCTGCACAAGACTCACTTTATGCGTGAGATAGGCTCTGTCATTGCTGAAGCATCttaa
- the LOC103848165 gene encoding probable transcription factor At1g61730 isoform X1, with protein sequence MNTVSFPRNLRMTKKKLTPLEDPPTASSTDDDQVEALSGDDEKEQISDDSSSDHLMNPVAIPSAKRSKSEKPIAVTKPKAVKKRPIETTSASAKRARIAEEAKKPSSFQRLWSEEDEVSLLQGMIDFKADSGKNPYEDMDRFYELASKSISFEASKIQFVDKIRSLKRKYMGKAKHGAESLTKAHDIDCLKLATCIWGLPLDSSAKKLGKEEEQVVAPESANGDKVEEDREVLVSGDNGGEDRRVLAGGEKDNEVLINGGGADDWFEDSFLVGSIAGLGVSEQFVKQKWSMVTVETKKRMEDKWKLLQAKEMELVLHKTHFMREIGSVIAEAS encoded by the coding sequence atgaaTACCGTAAgctttcctcggaatctccgaatgacgaagaagaagctcacCCCTTTGGAAGATCCACCGACGGCATCTTCAACCGACGACGATCAAGTCGAGGCCTTGTCCGGAGACGATGAAAAAGAACAGATCTCCGACGATTCTTCCTCTGACCATCTCATGAATCCAGTCGCCATCCCGTCCGCGAAGAGATCCAAATCTGAGAAGCCGATCGCCGTCACCAAACCCAAGGCGGTGAAGAAGCGGCCGATCGAAACGACCTCCGCCAGTGCAAAACGGGCCAGAATTGCAGAGGAGGCGAAGAAACCGTCGTCGTTTCAGAGGCTGTGGAGCGAGGAAGATGAGGTCTCTTTGCTTCAAGGTATGATCGATTTCAAAGCTGATTCGGGGAAGAATCCGTACGAAGACATGGATAGGTTTTACGAACTCGCCAGCAAGTCGATTAGCTTCGAGGCTAGTAAGATCCAGTTCGTGGATAAGATTAGGTCTTTGAAGAGGAAGTATATGGGGAAAGCCAAGCACGGTGCTGAGTCCTTGACTAAAGCTCATGATATTGACTGTTTGAAATTGGCCACGTGTATTTGGGGATTGCCTCTCGATTCGAGTGCGAAGAAGCttggtaaagaagaagaacaagttgtGGCTCCTGAATCTGCTAATGGTGACAAAGTAGAAGAAGATAGGGAGGTCTTGGTTAGTGGTGACAATGGAGGAGAAGATAGGCGAGTGTTGGCTGGTGGCGAAAAGGATAATGAAGTGTTGATTAATGGAGGAGGAGCAGATGACTGGTTTGAAGACTCGTTTCTTGTAGGATCTATTGCAGGTTTAGGTGTGAGTGAACAGTTTGTGAAACAGAAATGGAGCATGGTGACAGTGGAGACGAAGAAGAGGATGGAAGACAAGTGGAAGTTGTTGCAGGCCAAAGAAATGGAACTGGTGCTGCACAAGACTCACTTTATGCGTGAGATAGGCTCTGTCATTGCTGAAGCATCttaa
- the LOC103848163 gene encoding glycosyltransferase BC10 → MARRSPPQIPASRRGVVSFRWKLIAALSASLCVLALFSIYHRESRPVRSRIPLQKYSGERPKMAFLFLARHDLPLDFLWDRFFKGGDERNLSIYVHSTPGFVFDQGTTRSHFFHNRQLKNSIEVVWGEASMIAAERLLLASALEEPSNQRFVLLSDSCVPLYDFGYIYTYLMSSPKSFVDSFLDTKDQRYTMKMFPVIPKEKWRKGSQWISLIRSHAEVIVNDDTVFPVFQKFCKRSLPLDPSNKWLYLKHRRHNCIPDEHYVQTLLTMRGLESEMERRTVTYTTWNLLAKKAEAKSWHPLTFTSDNSGAKEIEEIKKINHVYYETEYRTEWCRANSKPVPCFLFARKFTRGAAMRLLSEGLVESSTDTTTTS, encoded by the exons ATGGCGCGGAGATCGCCGCCGCAGATTCCGGCGTCACGTCGCGGCGTCGTGTCGTTTCGATGGAAGCTAATCGCTGCACTCTCCGCCTCTCTATGCGTACTAGCTCTCTTCAGTATCTACCACCGTGAGTCTCGTCCGGTGAGATCCCGAATCCCGCTCCAGAAATACTCGGGCGAGCGTCCGAAGATGGCGTTCCTTTTCCTCGCTCGCCATGACCTGCCTCTCGATTTCCTCTGGGACAGATTCTTCAAG GGCGGAGATGAGAGGAACTTGTCAATCTATGTACATTCAACACCTGGTTTCGTATTCGATCAAGGCACCACTCGATCACACTTCTTCCACAATCGCCAGTTGAAGAATAGCATCGAGGTGGTATGGGGAGAAGCAAGCATGATTGCAGCAGAGAGATTGTTGCTTGCATCCGCCTTGGAAGAGCCTTCTAATCAAAGATTTGTTCTTTTATCTGATAG CTGTGTTCCTTTATACGACTTTGGTTACATCTACACATATCTTATGTCTTCACCCAAAAGCTTTGTTGATAG TTTCCTTGATACTAAAGATCAGCGCTACACCATGAAAATGTTTCCTGTCATACCCAAAGAGAAATGGCGAAAAGGATCTCAG TGGATATCATTGATCAGAAGCCATGCAGAGGTCATTGTTAACGACGATACTGTGTTCCCAGTTTTTCAGAAATTTTGCAAG CGATCTCTACCTCTGGATCCCAGTAACAAATGGCTATATCTT AAACACAGACGTCACAACTGCATCCCTGATGAACACTACGTTCAAACTCTACTTACA ATGCGTGGCTTGGAAAGTGAAATGGAACGGAGAACAGTGACTTACACAACATGGAACCTATTAGCCAAAAAAGCTGAAGCCAAATCTTGGCATCCTCTCACTTTCACATCTGACAACTCCGGAGCAAAGGAAATAGAAGAGATAAAGAAAATCAACCATGTATACTATGAAACAGAGTATCGAACAGAATGGTGCCGGGCTAATTCAAAACCCGTCCCTTGCTTTCTCTTTGCGAGGAAGTTCACTAGAGGAGCCGCAATGCGTCTTTTGAGTGAAGGATTAGTAGAATCATCAACTGATACAACCACCACCTCTTGA